One genomic segment of Cervus canadensis isolate Bull #8, Minnesota chromosome 14, ASM1932006v1, whole genome shotgun sequence includes these proteins:
- the LOC122452979 gene encoding kynurenine/alpha-aminoadipate aminotransferase, mitochondrial, producing MNYARFITATSAARKPSTIRVMTEILSKAPKSVISLATGAPNPNTFPFKTAVITIENGKPIQFNEQMMKRALQYSQSAGIPELLSWLKQLQVKLHNPPTIHYAPSQGQMDICVTCGSQQGLCKVFEMIVNPGDNILVNEPVYSGTIHALQPLGCNMINVSSDEHGIIPDSLREILSKWKPEDSKDPEKNTPKFLYTVPNGNNPAGNSLTAERKREIYELARKYDFLVIEDDPYYFMQFNKPWAPTFLSMDVDGRVIRADSFSKVLSSGLRIGFITGPKPLIERIVLHIQVSTMHPSTFAQLLVSQLLYQWGEEGFLAHVDRVIDFYRKQRDALMAAADKWLSGLAEWHVPTAGMFLWVKIKGIHDVRKLIEEKAFKKEIFMLPGCGFYIDSSAPCPYFRASFSSASPEQMDLAFQRLAQLIKESL from the exons ATGAATTACGCTCGGTTCATCACCGCCACGAGCGCGGCCAGAAAGCCTTCTACCATCCGAGTCATGA CTGAAATACTGAGCAAGGCACCGAAATCTGTCATCTCCTTGGCAACTGGGGCACCAAACCCCAACACGTTCCCTTTCAAGACTGCCGTTATCACCATAGAAAACGGAAAACCCATCCAATTTAATGAACAGATGATGAAGAGAGCACTGCAGTATTCTCAGAGTGCTGG AATCCCAGAGCTGTTATCCTGGCTAAAACAGTTACAAGTAAAATTGCATAATCCGCCCACCATCCATTATGCACCCAGCCAAGGGCAGATGGACATATGCGTCACATGTGGCAGCCAACAAGGTCTCTGTAAG GTGTTTGAAATGATCGTTAATCCTGGAGATAATATCCTTGTAAATGAACCTGTTTATTCAGGAACAATTCATGCT CTGCAACCCCTGGGCTGCAACATGATTAATGTTTCCAGTGATGAGCACGGGATTATTCCAGACTCCCTCAGAGAAATACTTTCCAAATGGAAACCAGAAGATTCAAAGGACCCTGAGAAAAACACCCCCAAATTTCTTTACACTGTCCCAAATGGCAACAACCCTGCTGGGAACTCGTTAACAGCTGAGCGCAAAAGGGAAATCTATGAG CTCGCAAGAAAATATGACTTCCTCGTCATAGAAGATGATCCTTACTATTTTATGCAGTTCAACAAG CCCTGGGCACCGACATTTCTCTCCATGGACGTGGATGGGCGTGTCATCCGAGCTGATTCTTTCTCCAAAGTCCTGTCCTCGGG GTTGAGAATAGGGTTTATAACTGGTCCAAAGCCCTTGATTGAGAGAATTGTTTTACACATACAAGTTTCAACAATGCACCCCAGCACTTTTGCTCAG CTCCTGGTCTCACAGCTTCTATACCAATGGGGAGAAGAGGGCTTCCTGGCTCACGTAGACAG ggTTATTGATTTCTACAGGAAGCAGAGGGATGCATTAATGGCAGCAGCAGACAAGTGGTTAAGTG GTTTGGCAGAATGGCATGTTCCTACTGCAGGAATGTTTCTGTGGGTTAAAATTAAGGGCATTCATGATGTAAGAAAATTGATTGAAGAAAAAGCCTTTAAGAAAGAG ATATTCATGCTTCCGGGATGTGGTTTCTACATTGATAGTTCAGCTCCTTGCCCCTACTTCAGAGCATCCTTCTCTTCAGCTTCTCCAGAACAGATGGACTTG GCCTTTCAGAGATTGGCCCAACTTATAAAAGAATCTTTATGA